Sequence from the Rutidosis leptorrhynchoides isolate AG116_Rl617_1_P2 chromosome 3, CSIRO_AGI_Rlap_v1, whole genome shotgun sequence genome:
ttggtatatatatattctacagttttatattttataattgagTTAATTAATTATCTTAATCATCTACTCTTATAATCTATAGCTCAAAATAACGTTAATCATAAACTATATTAGATTTCATCTTGTGCATTTGGTCTCTGTCAGTTATATTGTAATTTGTTAAAGTAACAAACAAAGAACATGTTATAATTAAGTTTGCAACAGAAATAAAGGCATAAAGACATCTGATAAGCTGTTCACTAATCATTATAGACagcatgcacaccaagtgtttgatatATTGCTCCAATGAGTTTGTAGTTGAATATAGTCTATGGTGTAAAGATAAGATATAAGCTTCATGATCTTGTACAGAAAATGTGAAAGGATTAACTAAGTCTCCATGTAATAGTGAGACAAGCATCACTTTTGTTggaaataatatataatttacgtTACCATTTCGTTGTAGACATAATGTAACGAAaaaccttgtgttgtagctcaaTTGGTAGTGGCCTGACACTCTTTGTTAGAGTCAGGAATTCGACTCCCGGGGActacaacattgcacacaaggttatcCCCTGACCTTGAAATCCACCCAAGGTCGCCTCTCGTACATTGCGTTGCAGGGGCAGCgggaggggggttttaccggccatgccctcggattggtctgGCTTTCCTCGGGTGTTATGCATTGCGGGAGATGATcgcgtgggtggtttagtccccctgggcattggcggaacttgaacccgacctGAGATGGGGCGAAACTAATGAAAGGGGGTAAACACTAAATAAACCTTATATTTTAGTAAGAAAAATTAGTGTAAATGTGTTTTTTTTTCCAATTCGAGCTGGGGCGGATACCCGCCTTTGTCTTGTATATGTTCCGCCCCTGCCCCTGGGTGATCCCAAACTGCTGTTCAAAAAAAAATGTAACGAAGATCTAGGGAATAAGGAAAAGTTATTATGATGTTACCAAAAATGTAATTCTCTAGAATGATTGATGTTTAGATCGTTGACCAAACAAGCGTGAAATAGTCTCTCATGATCCGTCAATCTGTTATCTGTTCAAGGGATTTTGTAGTTACgcatttgtgttcttgatgttggATTGTTGTTTTCAACGTGTTGTTGACTGTATATGGTTGATAAAATAATGCAGGTTATTGAGCTATTATGGGGAGTGAAGGCCCAAAGGATTCGTTGGACTGGAAAACCATAGGTGATTCAGCAAAGACTGATGCTGATGCTGGACCAGTTGTGAAAAAACGGCTTCCGAAAAAAATGAGACATATTCCAGACTACTATTTTCTTCCTCGTAGATCAATGCTTGCTAATATTGCAATTTATGGATCGTGCATTGTTGGTGGAATTGGAGCTGGGATGCTTACTGAAATCTGGATCAATAAGAAAGTTCAAGGTACTCAGCTCCTGATCTGTTGTCGTATTTTTTTAATTTGGGCAGTTGGAAATAGTTACGGTTAAGTATAAGAAACTCTACTACTTTTTTAGATTAATATCAATTATACTCTGTATTGCTTATGATATAGTTATTACTTATAAGTATTAAAATCTACTTTTACTCATTGCAGAGGATGGAAATGGTGTTCTTTGGGAATTTGATAAGTAAACTTCTTGCTAATTACCTATGCTCTTGCCAACTGCTATTTCCAAATTCTGGTAGAGATAAGGTATTTATAGATTAAAAAAAATATGGAATATTGTGCTACTAAAGCATGTCATAAGTTCTTCTAGGATCGGTTTGTCTACATCTTATTATTTCGATTAACTTGTTTCTTAGAATATTTATGGCAAAGATGTAAGATTGGTCTGGTCTGGTCATGTGTGATCAACTCTTTTAGGATGTGAATTGCAATTATCCGCAAGTGATATCTTTGCTTCCGATTTTTTTCTTGAACATAGGTAACTTTGTCTTCTTAgttataacccaattttagtaaaaaAGTAGAACAAGAAATGAATTGAGGATGCCAATGCATTGGAATGCACTTTGAGCGACTATTGACCCATTTTGACCGTTTCCATATTAACTGAATATTCTGAATTTATTCTATTAAGATTAAAGTGCAAATTTAACACAATTTGTAATGATTTTTCTTTAACGGTCTGAAAGCATCATTTGTATAGCCTAACTGTGCTATATGCAcccatttaaacaaaaacatttcAACAACAGTGCCTTTTATTAAAGGCACGAAGAAACTGTTTCGATTTACTCAACTGATTGAAACTTGATGGCATAAACTATAGGCTTTGGGTCCAAATCCAGTACTTTAGAATACAAAATGGTTACAGACTACCAACCAAGATGGTCATTCTTCATGCTTGAAATTCGGAAACGGCCAGGTTTGTTGCACGCATACCATCTGCTTTTCAAGGGCTTTGAAGCTCAGTGCTCGCAGCCTCACACCACCTATTTGAGACTCATGGGTACAGGAGTACAACACTCATGGGTATATTTAGCTTTTGGCCATAGATCATCATGTAAGGTCCAATACTAGTTGCATTAATGTGTAAACTTGAAGAAGATAACAATCAAAACTGGTATTGAACATAAGAAAGGTCAAGCAATATCCCAACTGGTAAAATATTTGAGTAACATTTAACATTGCTTCCAAGTCCAAACAATAAAGCTAAAGTTCGTAGCAATTTAACTACATGAAGCATGTATtgtttttagaaaattaacatagaAAGTTTTATGTTAGTGTGTCACTTGTAAGTTTCATGCCCCTGCACTTATATCCTATTCATCGCGACCGTCGTCGTCACTCATCATTCTCATCATTAAGATTAGTATCATCATCTTATAAGGGAACTCTCACGCTTACATGAGATCATAAAGGAATTCTCACAAACACAATGCGTTTTGGGACCCTTATATGACACAACACGTTTTGGGACCCTTACATGACACAACATGTTTTGGGACCCTTACATGACACAAcatgttttgggatcacaggcggAGCATATGTTGCGGTCACACGACAGTTGAGTGTGCTCGGGAGAGTTCACTAattgatgggtgacctcctgggagaGTGGTCCTCATGTGTGGTCATCAAGAAAAAGTTGTGCGTCTGCAGAAAAAGCGGATAATATTGTGGTCATGGTAAGATAGGGTGTTATACTATCGTCAACCTTGTATTTATGTTTTTCAAGTTAACACAACAAAATTTAGAGATCCGAGCAATTATGTTTACCATGCTTCAATGGATTTCGCTACAGCATCGTTAATGCCTTGATGGCATAAGGTGCATCAAATATTGACACATCATTCATAAACTCGACCTTTAGTGTTTCATGGATCCCGCGTCGCCATATCTCCATGCTACTATAACCTTGTGGTTCTACCTCAACCAAAGATGGATATATGATTGCACATGTCTTGGTGTAAAAGCTTTTGTGGTTCTCTAATTCATATAAGTAGATATTATCAAGGCAAGGGAACACAACACTCCTTGAAGCATTCCAACCATTTCAATTTCACCATTTATAAGCCTTCACTAATAATGTCAAAATCGAAAACtattactttcaaatatgatagGTTCGACAAATTTACTACGTCGACGATACTTTCATTACCTCCTCCATGTTTAGGCACACAAAATGGAATTTTAATTACATGTGTCTAACATGAAAACTATCTCAAACATTAGAAAAACTATAAAGCAACAATAGTGAAAAAATAAAATGAATCCCTCCATGTATAAGTTGCATCTATAAGGAAGGCTGTGTGTAAAAGAAAAGCATAGAGTTACTAAAATGCTATAAATACATCAATCACCAGTAATCCTTACATGAACAAACACCATTTTTAAAATGATGAAACCGACTACGATCTCTCATTATAATCTCCCTCTCATATATTTTCGATATAAGCTTCATAACAGTATGACAATCATCACACGTTCTTAAATTCTTCACAACCCGAATTTCCTTCCAACAAGGGGTGCTCATGAGTCCAAACGCAACCGCAATCCTCTCACTATGATAACTAACCGAACCCTCTTTTTCTTCATCGTCTATATCATGAAGCACACAACCAGTATTCGGCTCATATCCTTCATCTTTTAATTTCTTCCCAATTTCAACTAAAAACGCATTAATTTGTAAAAACTGAGGATGCGAACTGTCTCCCGCCACAAACTCATGTACCACATTGTCCGCCTCAATCGAACTGAAACCGGGAACCTTGTGGACCCCACTTTCTATCATTAACTTTCGACATCTGTCAACATCCTTCCATCGACTCAACGATGCGTATAAATTTGACAAAAAAACATAATTTCCGCCGTCATGTGGGTCCAATTCCAACAACCGTTGAGTAACTTGCTCACCAATTTCAGTATTTTTATGTAAATTGCATGATCGAAGCAAACTTCCCCACACTACTGCGTTTGGCTTCAATGGCATGTTATTCACGAGTTCTAATGCTTCTAGAAGTTGACCCGATCGACCCAAAAGGTCAACCATACAACCATAGTGTTCAATCCCTGGTTCAACACCATAAACACTTCTCATTTGAGAAAAATACAATCTCCCTTCAGAGACTAATCCTGAATGACTACAACCACATAAAAGACCAACAAAAGTAACCCCATCAGGATTTAAACCTTCTTCAATCATTTTAACGAAATAACTTATCGCTTCGTTACCATAACCGTGCATCGCTAACCCTATAATAACGGAATTCCAACAGTAGCTGTTTTTCACTTTAAGTTTATGAAAAGCATCTAGAGCAGATGATATACTTCCACATTTACAATACATATCAATTATAGCGTTCCCTAAAACAACGtcgattttaagtttatttttcttGATATAACCATGAACCCATTCGCCCATATCTAAGGCTCCAAGATGAGCACATGCTGATAACAAACTAACCATGGTTACTTCAGTGGGTCCCACCTTCTCACTTTGCATTACCTCAAACAAATGCAACGCTCTTCTGTACTCATGACACTGAACAAATCCGGTAATCATAGTGTTCCATGTAACCGAATTTTTAATGTTACCAGTTTTAGTAAACAATTCTTCAGCAGAACTTAAGTTTCCAGATTTACAATAACCATCTATCATTGCGTTCCAAGAGACTATATCTTTGACAGGATTCGAATCAAAAACAAAGAGAGCTGAATCAACGTCCCCACTTTTGGCATAGCAAGTGATCATAGAATTCCATGTAGCTGAATTCTTTTCAGGCATATCATCAAACAGGTTACGTGCATCTTGTACAAACCCATGTTTACTAAGTGCTGAAATCATTGCATTATTAGCCACAACATCCTTatgagacatttcatcaaacaccctcTTTGCAGAACTCAAATTTCCTACCTTTGCGTAAAAATCCAACAACCCTGTTTGCAAAACCACGTCGTTATTCAAATTCAACTTGAATATCTGGCAATGAAGCGCTTGCCCTAGTTGAGTTGCACAAAAACTAGCACAACATTGAATAATCAAAGAAAGTAAATTATGACTAGGTCTCACATCACTATACTGCATTTGATTATAAAGAGTTACAAGATCTTCAAAATTATCTGTATTACTTGAATAACCGGATTTACTATACCCATCGATCAAAATATTCCAACATACCTCATTTTTTATAGGATTTTTGTCAAAAAGAAATCGTGCAGAGTCGATATCACCTATCTTAAAATAACTAGAAATCATTGAATTCCAGCTATATGAATCCTTCTCCAACATACTATCAAACAAACACCTAGCATCCTCTACAAATCCATGCTTACCAAGAACTGAAATCATAACATTACAAGCAACCACATCTCGTTGAGACATTTCATCGAACGCCTTCTTTGCACCATCCAAATCTGACACCTTTGCATATAAATCAACCAACCCAGTTTGCAAAACGACATCTTTACCAAACCCCAACTTACCCACAACACAATGAAACAATTCCCCCAATTTCCGATCACCAAATTTCGCACTGTATCGAAAAATTAAAGCAAACATACCGACATTGGGACTAATTTCATGATACATCATTCCATTGTAACAATTAAAGAAAACCATTAGGTTATTAGTAGATTCAAGTGATGTTTTAATCAGGGAACCCCATATTGATGGTTTCGCATATGATGAGGGTAAATTATATAAAAACTGTAATGCGTAATTAGGGTTATGAGAATGGTGACAGGAGTGTAAGAATGCGGTGATGATTGGAGTGGAAATGAGTTGAGTATTTGAGATGATTTGACCATGGATCTGGTGAAGGTGTTTTAGGGTTAACAATTTGTTGTTGTTTAGAATTGATAAAATGTAGGTGATGATAGAAGATTGGGGATGTTTGTATAGTGGTAGCATTTGAAGTTTGATTTGGTGGATGAGTCCGTTTCTCTCTTATTTGCCGGGAACAATTTGAACTCTTactattttactatttttattacttttataactaaaAAAATAGACATTCAAGGTTTTGAGGGGAGTGACATGTACACAATcactttttacacatacacaatcaaacatgctttacagtgttgtactgtacaacactgtaatacatgtttggttgtgtatgtgtaaaaagtAGTTGCGTACATATCATACCCAGGTTTTTAGTTGGGTTTGGATAAAAATCGAAGTACCCGTATAATGTATACAAATTGAAATGTGTGTAATTTTAAAAGTTGATCACGATTTTTAATAAATCATTTATTTAGGAAGATATATCAAACGGGGGATGATACTCACACACTAAGAATTGATCCACACACACCAACttactattatacccttaattTGTAATTATGAAGGTTCAACTCTCTAGATAAACTTAGGGTTATAACTGTCAATTTTGTGCTAAAAAGTATGGACGGATCAATTTTGGGTGTGTGAGCATCACCTCCCATATCAAAAGTTGGGTTAATATGGGAATTCGACGAATCCACTCATTTCA
This genomic interval carries:
- the LOC139899076 gene encoding uncharacterized protein, with the protein product MGSEGPKDSLDWKTIGDSAKTDADAGPVVKKRLPKKMRHIPDYYFLPRRSMLANIAIYGSCIVGGIGAGMLTEIWINKKVQEDGNGVLWEFDK
- the LOC139899077 gene encoding pentatricopeptide repeat-containing protein ELI1, chloroplastic-like, with the translated sequence MLPLYKHPQSSIITYILSILNNNKLLTLKHLHQIHGQIISNTQLISTPIITAFLHSCHHSHNPNYALQFLYNLPSSYAKPSIWGSLIKTSLESTNNLMVFFNCYNGMMYHEISPNVGMFALIFRYSAKFGDRKLGELFHCVVGKLGFGKDVVLQTGLVDLYAKVSDLDGAKKAFDEMSQRDVVACNVMISVLGKHGFVEDARCLFDSMLEKDSYSWNSMISSYFKIGDIDSARFLFDKNPIKNEVCWNILIDGYSKSGYSSNTDNFEDLVTLYNQMQYSDVRPSHNLLSLIIQCCASFCATQLGQALHCQIFKLNLNNDVVLQTGLLDFYAKVGNLSSAKRVFDEMSHKDVVANNAMISALSKHGFVQDARNLFDDMPEKNSATWNSMITCYAKSGDVDSALFVFDSNPVKDIVSWNAMIDGYCKSGNLSSAEELFTKTGNIKNSVTWNTMITGFVQCHEYRRALHLFEVMQSEKVGPTEVTMVSLLSACAHLGALDMGEWVHGYIKKNKLKIDVVLGNAIIDMYCKCGSISSALDAFHKLKVKNSYCWNSVIIGLAMHGYGNEAISYFVKMIEEGLNPDGVTFVGLLCGCSHSGLVSEGRLYFSQMRSVYGVEPGIEHYGCMVDLLGRSGQLLEALELVNNMPLKPNAVVWGSLLRSCNLHKNTEIGEQVTQRLLELDPHDGGNYVFLSNLYASLSRWKDVDRCRKLMIESGVHKVPGFSSIEADNVVHEFVAGDSSHPQFLQINAFLVEIGKKLKDEGYEPNTGCVLHDIDDEEKEGSVSYHSERIAVAFGLMSTPCWKEIRVVKNLRTCDDCHTVMKLISKIYEREIIMRDRSRFHHFKNGVCSCKDYW